In Trichocoleus desertorum NBK24, the following are encoded in one genomic region:
- the hpsE gene encoding hormogonium polysaccharide biosynthesis glycosyltransferase HpsE, with translation MHVTIAIPTYNGADRLPLILERLRSQTAAESIQWEILIVDNNSTDDTAAVVQKHQENWPYPYPLKYCFEPEQGAAFARQRAIREAEGELVGFLDDDNLPTAEWLAAAYEFAQTHPQAGAYGGQIYGDYEVEPPANFEKIQAFLAIRQRGSEPNLYEPERISLPPAASLVVRRQAWLEHVPLRPALSGKVRGCMVQGDDYEPLLYLHKAGWEIWYNPAMQTYHQIPHWRLEKPYLTELARGCGLATCELRLIFTADEQKPWIMTRTFLGNSRRAVLHLLKYRQRVKTDLIAACELEFFIGSLLSPFYYLRKKAAPVQSTNPLPSSKVA, from the coding sequence ATGCATGTAACGATCGCAATTCCGACCTACAACGGTGCCGATCGCCTGCCGCTGATTCTAGAGCGCTTGCGATCGCAAACTGCCGCTGAATCGATTCAGTGGGAGATCCTCATTGTTGACAATAACAGCACCGATGACACCGCCGCTGTGGTACAAAAGCATCAAGAAAATTGGCCTTACCCCTATCCTCTCAAATATTGCTTTGAACCTGAACAGGGTGCCGCTTTTGCACGACAGCGGGCCATTCGGGAAGCAGAGGGTGAGCTGGTTGGCTTTTTGGATGATGACAATCTACCAACCGCCGAGTGGCTTGCAGCTGCCTATGAGTTTGCTCAAACTCATCCCCAGGCAGGAGCTTACGGCGGGCAGATCTATGGCGATTATGAGGTAGAGCCCCCCGCTAATTTCGAGAAAATTCAGGCGTTTCTTGCCATTCGGCAACGAGGTTCAGAGCCAAATCTGTACGAACCAGAGCGCATCAGTTTGCCCCCAGCGGCTTCCCTCGTAGTAAGGCGACAAGCTTGGCTTGAGCATGTCCCTTTACGCCCTGCTTTGAGCGGTAAGGTTCGAGGCTGCATGGTTCAAGGGGATGATTATGAACCCCTGCTGTATCTCCACAAAGCGGGTTGGGAAATTTGGTACAACCCTGCCATGCAAACCTACCACCAAATTCCGCATTGGCGGCTAGAAAAGCCCTATTTAACTGAGCTAGCCAGAGGGTGTGGACTTGCGACCTGTGAGCTACGCCTGATCTTCACTGCTGATGAGCAGAAGCCTTGGATCATGACTAGAACCTTTCTAGGAAATTCCCGCAGGGCTGTCTTGCATTTACTCAAGTATCGCCAGCGTGTCAAAACAGATTTAATTGCTGCCTGTGAGCTGGAGTTTTTTATAGGTAGCTTACTCAGCCCCTTTTACTACCTCCGAAAAAAGGCTGCACCCGTACAGTCAACAAACCCACTTCCTAGCTCTAAGGTGGCGTAG
- a CDS encoding RNA-binding protein, which translates to MSIRLYVGNLPKEVERQELAAVFAEAGDSVSTKVITDRKTGKCRGFGFVTVKTDEQADEIIEKYNGFMLKDCALKIEKALPRAKGKGEEQGEESSSDVSPSAPPTASRRSKGNSGSNNKSRRVAATTSTDSDAVQPDPRWAQELEKLKQLLAAQATN; encoded by the coding sequence ATGTCTATTCGTCTATATGTGGGCAACTTACCAAAAGAAGTGGAGCGTCAAGAGCTAGCAGCAGTATTTGCTGAAGCGGGTGATTCTGTTTCTACCAAGGTTATCACTGACCGCAAAACAGGCAAATGTCGTGGTTTTGGTTTTGTGACTGTCAAAACCGATGAGCAAGCCGATGAAATTATTGAAAAATACAACGGCTTCATGCTCAAGGACTGTGCTCTAAAAATTGAGAAAGCACTGCCTCGTGCCAAAGGTAAGGGCGAAGAACAGGGTGAAGAAAGCAGTAGCGATGTTAGCCCTAGCGCTCCCCCCACCGCTAGCCGTCGCAGCAAGGGTAATAGCGGCAGCAACAATAAATCTCGGAGAGTGGCGGCTACCACCTCAACCGATAGTGATGCTGTCCAACCTGATCCACGCTGGGCTCAAGAGCTAGAAAAGTTAAAGCAACTTTTGGCGGCTCAAGCCACTAACTAA
- the rpe gene encoding ribulose-phosphate 3-epimerase codes for MTQLQSEKQIVIAPSILSADFSRLGDEIRAVDAAGADWIHVDVMDGRFVPNITIGPLIVEAIRPVTQKPLDVHLMIVEPEKYVEGFAKAGADIISVHCEHNASPHLHRTLCQIRELGKKAGVVLNPSTPLELIDYVLEVCDLILIMSVNPGFGGQSFIPAVLPKIRKLRQICDERGLDPWIEVDGGLKANNTWQVLEAGANAIVAGSAVFNAPDYSTAIEGIRNSKRPELATV; via the coding sequence ATGACGCAGCTGCAATCCGAGAAACAGATAGTTATCGCTCCATCCATCCTATCAGCCGACTTTAGCCGTTTGGGAGACGAAATTCGCGCCGTAGATGCCGCAGGAGCAGACTGGATTCACGTAGATGTTATGGACGGTCGCTTTGTTCCTAACATTACGATTGGCCCGCTGATTGTAGAAGCGATTCGCCCCGTGACTCAAAAGCCTCTGGATGTCCACCTGATGATTGTGGAACCAGAAAAATATGTCGAAGGTTTTGCTAAAGCTGGAGCCGATATCATCTCTGTGCATTGCGAGCACAATGCTTCTCCTCACCTGCATCGTACCCTCTGTCAAATTAGAGAACTCGGAAAGAAAGCGGGTGTCGTACTCAATCCCTCTACCCCATTAGAGTTGATCGACTACGTCCTGGAAGTTTGCGACCTCATTTTGATTATGAGTGTCAACCCTGGTTTTGGTGGCCAAAGCTTCATTCCTGCGGTGCTCCCCAAGATTCGCAAGCTGCGTCAAATCTGTGATGAGCGGGGTCTCGACCCTTGGATTGAAGTAGATGGTGGCCTCAAAGCGAACAACACTTGGCAAGTCCTAGAAGCGGGTGCTAACGCGATCGTGGCTGGTTCTGCGGTTTTCAACGCACCCGATTATTCAACAGCGATCGAAGGGATTCGCAACAGCAAGCGTCCTGAGTTAGCAACTGTCTAA
- a CDS encoding AI-2E family transporter: MSNDRFPLKTQSDASASVHRPTQARRLLNWWQSLKPFPRFLAIALAAPLLVLNAWALSLMFAYFHSLIVILVGASLIAFLLNYPVGWLERHGAQRQQAAILVFLLALSVLLALGVTLVPLVFSQAQQLVSRLPEWIDSGRRQLLMLNERAETLNLPVNFDALVVQINDRLKGQLQAIAGQALNLAVITVTSLLDGLLTIVLSFYLLQHSDRLWFSLVEWLPTPARQPFTQTLRLSFQNFFIGQLILATCMASALIPTFLWLKVPFGLLFGLTIGFMALVPFGGTVGIALVTLLVTLQNVWLGLRVLLASVIVQQILENLIAPRILSSVTGLNPVWVLISILAGARVGGLLGVIVAVPTAVVIKTALMALRSPNLAHAVTPNFAAEGSITPPRTIVETAPIHPPEDATPQELPNS; this comes from the coding sequence GTGTCCAACGATAGGTTTCCACTGAAAACTCAATCTGACGCATCCGCATCTGTCCATCGGCCTACGCAAGCTCGTCGGCTTTTGAATTGGTGGCAATCGCTCAAGCCATTTCCTCGCTTCTTGGCGATCGCCCTAGCAGCACCGCTACTCGTGCTGAACGCTTGGGCGCTGTCGTTGATGTTCGCGTATTTCCATTCGCTAATTGTGATTTTGGTCGGCGCGTCTTTGATCGCGTTCCTCCTCAACTACCCAGTCGGTTGGCTAGAGCGGCATGGTGCACAACGGCAACAAGCAGCAATTTTGGTCTTTCTGTTAGCGCTGTCGGTCTTGCTAGCTTTAGGTGTGACCCTAGTGCCTTTGGTGTTCAGCCAAGCCCAACAATTGGTCAGCCGCTTACCGGAATGGATTGATTCAGGGCGACGGCAACTGCTGATGTTGAATGAGCGGGCGGAAACGTTGAACCTGCCTGTGAATTTCGATGCGTTGGTGGTGCAAATCAACGATCGCTTGAAGGGACAATTGCAGGCGATCGCAGGACAAGCGCTCAACTTGGCTGTGATTACCGTGACGAGTTTGCTGGATGGCTTGCTGACCATTGTGTTGTCGTTTTACTTGCTGCAACACAGCGATCGCCTCTGGTTTAGCTTAGTGGAGTGGCTACCCACCCCTGCTCGTCAGCCTTTTACCCAAACGCTGCGCCTCAGTTTTCAAAACTTCTTCATCGGGCAGTTAATTCTTGCCACCTGCATGGCTTCGGCCCTCATTCCTACGTTTTTGTGGCTCAAGGTGCCGTTTGGCTTGTTGTTCGGCCTCACCATTGGTTTCATGGCTTTGGTGCCTTTTGGTGGCACTGTAGGGATTGCTTTAGTGACGCTGTTGGTGACTTTGCAAAACGTGTGGTTGGGGCTGCGAGTTTTGCTAGCCTCGGTGATTGTGCAACAAATTTTGGAAAACTTGATTGCGCCTAGAATTTTAAGCAGTGTGACGGGGCTAAATCCAGTCTGGGTACTAATTTCGATTTTGGCTGGAGCTCGTGTGGGTGGGCTACTTGGTGTGATTGTGGCTGTTCCAACCGCAGTGGTGATCAAAACTGCTTTGATGGCCTTGCGATCGCCCAACTTAGCGCACGCAGTCACCCCCAACTTTGCAGCGGAAGGCTCTATCACCCCTCCTCGGACGATCGTAGAGACAGCACCGATTCACCCGCCCGAAGACGCAACGCCCCAAGAGTTGCCCAACTCCTAG
- a CDS encoding serpin family protein: MKLRSLQRVGTLSASTLLLFGLLGSWQFATTETAMARPQSSAPARPSPKTAMSPGAINPKLVTANTRFGLKLFAQALKADAGKNVFISPSSVAIALAMTYNGAKGETQQAMAKALELQGLSLADVNQSNAALISGLQKADPAVEVAIANSLWTRRGARLQREFLQRNQQFYKAQITELDFTKPQAVSQINGWVKEKTRGKINQIVDRVQPNLALLLLNAVYFKGKWSEAFDAADTVARPFTLANGTRKQHPMMTQTGKYDYYETDKFQAVSLPYGEGRFSLYLFVPKSQSNLSSFYRDLTAANWEQWMNKFQNRPGSIQVPKFKLEYDLNLNNALKALGMGVAFEGGRADFSGMGAGNLAIDQVRHKTFVEVNEVGTEAAAATSVEMIVTSAQFPPTPFKFVADRPFFGAIRDNETGNLLFMGSITNPQT, translated from the coding sequence ATGAAATTACGGTCATTGCAACGGGTTGGTACGCTCAGCGCTAGTACCTTATTACTTTTTGGTTTGCTAGGGAGTTGGCAGTTTGCGACCACAGAGACAGCAATGGCGCGGCCCCAATCCTCAGCCCCAGCACGCCCCAGCCCTAAAACTGCAATGTCACCAGGCGCGATTAACCCCAAGCTCGTGACTGCCAACACCCGCTTTGGGTTGAAGCTATTTGCCCAAGCCCTGAAAGCTGACGCTGGCAAGAATGTTTTCATCTCCCCCTCTAGCGTCGCGATCGCCTTAGCCATGACTTACAACGGAGCCAAAGGCGAAACGCAGCAAGCGATGGCGAAAGCATTGGAACTGCAAGGATTAAGCTTGGCAGATGTGAATCAAAGCAATGCCGCTCTGATTTCAGGATTGCAAAAGGCAGATCCAGCCGTGGAAGTGGCGATCGCCAACTCGTTGTGGACTCGAAGAGGCGCAAGGCTCCAGCGGGAGTTTTTGCAGCGTAACCAACAGTTTTACAAAGCCCAGATCACAGAACTTGATTTCACCAAACCTCAGGCAGTTAGCCAGATCAACGGCTGGGTCAAAGAGAAGACCCGTGGCAAGATTAACCAAATTGTGGATCGAGTCCAACCAAATTTGGCGTTGTTACTGCTGAATGCGGTCTACTTCAAAGGCAAGTGGAGCGAGGCCTTCGATGCAGCCGATACGGTAGCCCGTCCCTTTACGCTGGCGAATGGCACGCGCAAACAGCATCCCATGATGACCCAGACGGGAAAATATGACTACTACGAAACCGACAAATTTCAAGCGGTGAGTTTGCCCTACGGGGAAGGGCGCTTTAGTCTGTATCTGTTTGTGCCCAAATCTCAATCAAATTTGTCTTCTTTTTACCGAGACTTGACCGCAGCCAATTGGGAGCAGTGGATGAACAAGTTCCAAAATCGGCCAGGTTCGATTCAAGTTCCCAAGTTCAAGCTAGAGTACGACCTCAATCTCAATAATGCTTTGAAGGCATTGGGCATGGGTGTGGCCTTTGAGGGGGGACGCGCAGATTTTTCGGGGATGGGGGCAGGAAACTTGGCGATCGATCAAGTCCGCCATAAAACATTTGTGGAAGTCAATGAAGTGGGGACTGAGGCAGCGGCGGCAACTTCGGTAGAAATGATCGTCACCTCGGCTCAATTTCCACCAACGCCCTTCAAATTCGTAGCCGATCGCCCCTTCTTTGGCGCAATTCGAGACAACGAAACGGGCAACTTGCTGTTTATGGGCTCAATCACCAATCCCCAGACCTAG
- a CDS encoding S8 family serine peptidase produces MAQPWMLNSLAGLWGGLSITVLPASFQGTAPSLGELGIDAYRLQAPPYNLTGNKIAIGQVEIGRPGKFGVDKAVSQSWAIALLRVFFRDGPAKGNAHVDSHAQNVASIMVSADPAMRGIAPQARLYSSAVGLLNRNGQAEECLSAQHIAQQNGGDIRAINFSFGESLRQDPRPRARLDGNALLTLCLDWSTRVHDVLYVVAGNQGKGGISIPTDNFNGINVAFTRRVTSSGPFAQIDAANLGDELISGAEGRSLGLESNVGPRRAISLAAPGSNIVALNPDGKTTRVTGTSFAAPHATASVALLQEFGDNAMRRSSNPWGLDARRHEVMKAVLLNSADKVQDRGDGWSLGMSRTIFDRNQQDWFTSDAYRDRTIPLNRQMGTGQLNTFRAYQQFQPGQWNPTAPVPPIGWDYRSVATDSPKGSFQDYVLAQPLQQGSFVSVTLAWNRFVELQDQNRNGEYDINESFRDRGLNNLDLYLMRAEDDDPADSIWASVSEVDSVEHIFHPVPTTGRYKIRVLYRQQVNQATQPYALAWWTVPAR; encoded by the coding sequence GTGGCTCAGCCCTGGATGTTGAACAGCTTAGCAGGGCTATGGGGGGGACTCAGTATTACCGTTCTGCCTGCTTCCTTCCAAGGCACTGCTCCCTCACTGGGCGAGTTAGGCATTGATGCTTATCGGCTCCAAGCTCCCCCCTACAACCTCACTGGCAACAAGATTGCAATCGGACAGGTAGAAATTGGTCGTCCAGGCAAATTTGGGGTGGACAAGGCAGTTTCTCAAAGCTGGGCGATCGCGCTCTTGCGAGTATTCTTCCGCGATGGTCCTGCTAAAGGCAATGCCCACGTTGATAGCCATGCCCAAAACGTGGCGAGCATTATGGTCAGTGCCGATCCCGCGATGCGAGGCATAGCCCCCCAAGCGCGACTGTATTCGTCTGCTGTTGGTTTACTGAATCGCAATGGTCAGGCGGAAGAGTGTTTGTCAGCTCAGCACATTGCGCAGCAAAATGGGGGAGATATCCGAGCGATTAATTTCAGCTTTGGTGAGTCGCTTCGGCAGGATCCTAGACCTAGAGCCCGACTCGATGGGAATGCACTTCTAACTCTCTGTCTAGACTGGTCTACTCGGGTTCATGATGTTTTGTATGTGGTAGCAGGCAACCAGGGAAAAGGAGGCATTTCCATTCCCACCGATAACTTTAATGGGATCAATGTGGCTTTTACCCGCCGTGTAACCAGTAGTGGGCCTTTTGCTCAGATAGATGCGGCCAACTTAGGGGACGAGCTAATTTCTGGAGCGGAGGGGCGATCGCTGGGCCTAGAGAGCAATGTTGGGCCTCGTCGCGCGATTAGCTTAGCGGCACCTGGCAGTAATATCGTGGCGCTCAACCCAGATGGCAAAACCACCAGAGTGACGGGTACGAGTTTTGCAGCTCCCCATGCCACAGCCAGTGTGGCCTTACTACAAGAGTTTGGGGATAACGCCATGCGACGCAGCAGCAATCCGTGGGGATTGGACGCTCGGCGGCATGAAGTCATGAAAGCGGTTTTGCTCAACTCGGCAGATAAAGTTCAAGACCGAGGGGATGGTTGGTCTCTGGGTATGAGCCGCACAATTTTTGACCGAAACCAGCAAGACTGGTTTACATCGGATGCCTACCGCGATCGCACCATTCCTCTCAACCGTCAGATGGGAACAGGACAACTCAATACATTCCGGGCTTACCAACAATTTCAACCAGGGCAATGGAACCCGACAGCACCAGTACCGCCCATCGGCTGGGATTACCGAAGCGTAGCGACCGACTCGCCCAAGGGTTCCTTTCAGGACTATGTGCTAGCGCAGCCCTTACAGCAAGGTAGCTTTGTATCTGTGACCTTAGCCTGGAATCGCTTCGTAGAGTTGCAGGATCAAAACCGCAATGGTGAGTATGACATCAACGAGAGCTTTCGCGATCGCGGCTTGAATAATCTAGATCTCTATTTGATGCGGGCTGAGGATGATGATCCAGCCGACAGCATTTGGGCTTCGGTCAGTGAAGTTGATAGTGTTGAGCACATTTTTCACCCAGTTCCCACCACGGGTCGATATAAAATTCGGGTTCTGTATCGCCAACAGGTCAATCAAGCGACTCAACCCTATGCTCTAGCCTGGTGGACGGTTCCAGCGCGTTAA
- a CDS encoding CsbD family protein encodes MSAEDRAKAAGKNIEGKAQEAWGNVTGDPKDQAQGQAKQVESQAQHAKEDIKDNIKKAVD; translated from the coding sequence ATGAGTGCAGAAGATAGAGCTAAAGCTGCTGGCAAAAACATCGAAGGAAAAGCTCAAGAAGCTTGGGGTAATGTAACTGGAGATCCTAAGGATCAAGCCCAGGGACAAGCTAAGCAAGTTGAGTCTCAAGCACAGCACGCCAAAGAAGATATCAAAGACAATATCAAGAAAGCCGTTGACTAG
- the hpsE gene encoding hormogonium polysaccharide biosynthesis glycosyltransferase HpsE — protein MPYSPMSSSQTFHGSSPILTSKPLSPEFTVAIPTYNGEHRLPELLERLRSQVNTEHFRWEILLVDNNSTDQTAEVIRTFQADWPDQYPIRYVFEGRQGSAYARQRAVQEAESELIGFLDDDNLPAQDWVAAAYAFAQTHPKAGAYASQIHGDFEVEPPQNFRRIAGFLAITERGPQPLLYDPGKKLLPPSAGLVVRRSVWSRYAPQNFTLKGRVGESQGQAIAVSEPGEDLELLLHIQNAGWEIWYNPDMEMHHKIPHWRFERDYLLAMFRGIGLSRYYTRMLSVRPWQRPLATVAYILNDIRKILRHWLRYRAVIPQDLVATCEMELFRHSLVSPFYHWKKTLRN, from the coding sequence ATGCCCTACTCTCCAATGTCCTCCTCTCAGACATTCCACGGTAGCAGCCCTATTCTTACCTCTAAGCCCCTCTCGCCCGAATTCACAGTTGCCATCCCCACATACAACGGTGAGCACCGCCTACCTGAGTTGTTGGAGCGTTTGCGATCGCAGGTGAATACAGAGCATTTCCGCTGGGAAATTCTTCTGGTTGACAATAACAGTACAGACCAGACTGCTGAGGTTATTCGCACCTTCCAAGCAGATTGGCCTGATCAGTATCCCATCCGGTACGTGTTCGAAGGTCGCCAAGGATCTGCTTATGCAAGGCAACGAGCAGTGCAAGAAGCAGAAAGCGAGCTGATTGGTTTTTTGGATGATGACAATCTTCCAGCCCAGGATTGGGTGGCAGCAGCCTATGCCTTTGCTCAAACTCACCCTAAGGCAGGAGCTTACGCGAGTCAAATTCACGGTGACTTCGAAGTCGAGCCTCCTCAAAACTTCCGAAGGATTGCTGGTTTTTTAGCGATTACTGAACGCGGTCCCCAGCCCTTACTGTACGATCCTGGCAAAAAGCTGTTGCCGCCCTCAGCAGGCTTGGTGGTGCGAAGAAGTGTTTGGAGCCGCTACGCGCCTCAGAATTTCACCTTAAAAGGGAGAGTCGGTGAGTCCCAGGGGCAAGCGATCGCTGTCAGCGAACCGGGTGAAGATCTAGAACTCCTCTTGCATATTCAGAATGCAGGCTGGGAAATTTGGTACAACCCAGACATGGAAATGCACCACAAAATTCCCCACTGGCGGTTTGAGCGAGATTATCTGCTAGCAATGTTTCGAGGAATTGGTCTGAGCCGCTACTACACGCGCATGCTGAGTGTCAGACCCTGGCAGCGTCCACTTGCAACGGTAGCCTATATCCTGAACGATATACGCAAAATCCTTCGGCACTGGCTGAGGTATAGAGCAGTTATCCCTCAAGATCTGGTAGCTACTTGCGAAATGGAGTTATTCCGCCACAGTTTGGTGAGTCCTTTTTACCACTGGAAGAAAACCCTGAGAAACTAA
- the uvrB gene encoding excinuclease ABC subunit UvrB, whose protein sequence is MAQFQIHAPFQPTGDQPKAIQQLTQSLQSGERFQTLLGATGTGKTFTVASVIEKVGKPTLVLAHNKTLAAQLCNELREFFPNNAVEYFISYYDYYQPEAYIPVTDTYIEKTASINEEIDMLRHSATRSLFERRDVIVVASISCIYGLGIPSEYLNAAVPLRVGMEANQRQILRDLASVQYSRNDLEMGRGRFRVKGDVLEIGPAYEDRIIRVEFFGDEIDAIRYIDPVTGTTLQSMEGVNIYPARHFVTPEDRLEEACNAIEQELRDRLEILEQNNKLLEAQRLEQRTRYDLELLREVGYCNGVENYSRHLAGRQAGDPPECLIDYFPEDWLLVVDESHVTVPQIRGMYNGDQSRKQVLIEHGFRLPSAADNRPLKSEEFWGKAKQCIFVSATPGDWELGISADRVVEQVIRPTAVLDPEIFVRPTTGQIDDLFGEIQERVQLQERVLITTLTKRMAEDLTEYLQERQVRVRYLHSEIHSIERIEILQELREGTFDVLIGVNLLREGLDLPEVSLVAILDADKEGFLRAARSLIQTIGRAARHIRGQAILYADNLTDSMAKAISETERRRAVQMEYNTKHGLTPQPIIKKSSNAILSFLEVSRRLNAQELEQVYEQASDLPLENIPQLISQLEAQMKEAAKKLEFEEAAKYRDRIKHLRDKLLGR, encoded by the coding sequence ATGGCGCAATTCCAAATTCACGCTCCCTTTCAACCCACCGGGGATCAACCTAAGGCCATTCAACAACTTACCCAGAGCCTCCAGTCGGGTGAGCGGTTTCAAACGTTGCTAGGGGCCACAGGTACGGGCAAAACCTTTACAGTTGCCTCTGTGATTGAGAAGGTGGGCAAACCGACCCTGGTTTTGGCTCATAACAAAACCTTGGCTGCTCAGCTTTGCAATGAGTTGCGAGAGTTCTTCCCCAACAACGCGGTCGAATATTTCATCAGTTATTACGACTACTATCAACCGGAAGCTTATATTCCGGTGACCGATACTTATATTGAAAAGACAGCTTCGATCAACGAAGAAATTGATATGCTGCGGCACTCAGCCACGCGATCGCTGTTTGAGCGGCGCGATGTGATTGTGGTCGCTTCTATTAGCTGTATTTACGGCTTAGGCATTCCCTCCGAATATCTGAATGCAGCGGTGCCCCTGCGCGTGGGGATGGAAGCCAATCAGCGACAAATTCTGCGAGATTTAGCGTCTGTGCAGTATTCTCGCAACGACCTGGAAATGGGACGCGGTCGTTTCCGAGTCAAAGGGGACGTGCTGGAAATTGGCCCTGCTTACGAAGACCGTATTATTCGGGTGGAGTTCTTTGGCGACGAGATCGACGCGATTCGCTACATCGATCCCGTGACTGGCACAACGCTGCAAAGCATGGAAGGGGTGAATATCTACCCAGCTCGCCACTTTGTCACCCCCGAAGACCGTCTAGAGGAAGCCTGCAACGCGATTGAACAAGAGTTGCGCGATCGCCTGGAAATTTTAGAGCAAAACAACAAGCTGCTAGAAGCCCAACGCCTAGAGCAACGCACTCGCTATGACCTGGAATTGCTACGGGAGGTGGGCTACTGCAACGGCGTGGAAAACTACTCGCGCCATCTAGCCGGACGACAAGCGGGAGATCCACCCGAGTGCTTGATCGACTACTTCCCCGAAGATTGGCTTCTAGTCGTCGATGAATCCCACGTCACGGTGCCTCAGATTCGGGGCATGTATAACGGCGACCAGTCTCGCAAACAGGTGTTGATTGAGCATGGATTTCGTCTACCCAGTGCGGCTGACAACCGCCCCCTCAAGTCTGAGGAGTTTTGGGGCAAGGCAAAACAGTGCATTTTTGTCTCTGCTACGCCTGGAGACTGGGAACTAGGAATTTCTGCAGATCGAGTGGTAGAGCAGGTAATTCGACCGACAGCGGTGCTCGATCCCGAAATTTTCGTCCGTCCTACCACGGGCCAGATTGATGATTTGTTTGGCGAAATTCAGGAACGGGTGCAGCTTCAGGAACGGGTGTTGATTACGACACTGACGAAGCGCATGGCTGAAGACTTAACGGAGTACTTACAAGAGCGCCAAGTTCGGGTTCGTTACCTACACTCAGAAATTCACTCGATCGAACGGATTGAGATTCTGCAAGAGTTACGCGAAGGCACCTTTGATGTATTGATTGGGGTTAATTTGCTGCGCGAAGGGTTAGATCTGCCAGAAGTTTCGCTGGTGGCAATTTTAGATGCAGATAAAGAAGGTTTCTTACGGGCGGCGCGATCGCTGATTCAAACCATTGGTCGAGCAGCGCGTCATATCCGAGGCCAAGCCATTCTCTATGCAGATAATCTGACTGATAGCATGGCCAAGGCTATCAGCGAAACCGAGCGGCGGCGGGCTGTACAAATGGAGTACAACACCAAGCACGGCTTGACCCCACAGCCAATTATCAAAAAATCTAGCAATGCCATTTTGTCATTTTTGGAAGTGTCCCGCCGTTTAAATGCTCAAGAACTAGAGCAAGTGTATGAGCAAGCGAGTGATTTGCCGCTAGAGAACATTCCGCAGCTCATTAGTCAGCTAGAAGCTCAGATGAAGGAAGCAGCAAAAAAATTAGAGTTTGAAGAAGCGGCTAAGTATCGCGATCGCATCAAGCACCTGCGGGACAAGCTCTTAGGGCGTTAA
- a CDS encoding histone deacetylase, with protein sequence MDLPLVYNSVYVAPLPAGHRFPMAKFKLLYDRLLADGVAHLEQFFTPERPTQTILELVHTPNYVQAYCDGTLDPKAQRRIGLPWSPALVDRTCTAVGGTILTAQLALQQGLACNTAGGTHHAFPSYGSGFCIFNDLAIAARALQKLGLVEKVLIVDLDVHQGDGTALIFQNDPSVFTFSMHCEVNFPGTKQTSDLDVPLPVGMEDDAYLQTLAAYLPDLLSEVHPDLVLYDAGVDPHLGDRLGKLALTDTGLFRREMQVLSTCVAAGYPVACVIGGGYADDLDALVYRHSLLHRAASDVYRQYRL encoded by the coding sequence ATGGACTTACCTCTGGTTTACAACTCTGTTTATGTTGCGCCTTTGCCCGCAGGTCACCGCTTTCCGATGGCAAAGTTTAAGTTGCTGTACGACAGGCTGCTGGCTGATGGGGTAGCGCATCTAGAACAATTTTTTACCCCAGAGCGGCCTACCCAAACAATCCTTGAACTCGTCCATACTCCAAATTATGTTCAAGCGTATTGTGATGGCACCCTAGACCCTAAGGCCCAACGGCGAATTGGCTTGCCTTGGAGTCCAGCTTTAGTCGATCGCACCTGTACTGCAGTTGGAGGCACGATTCTCACGGCACAGTTAGCTCTACAACAGGGACTTGCTTGCAATACGGCAGGAGGAACTCACCACGCATTTCCCAGTTATGGTTCTGGATTCTGCATCTTTAATGATTTGGCGATCGCGGCTCGGGCTTTGCAAAAGCTGGGTTTGGTTGAGAAAGTTTTGATCGTTGATTTAGATGTGCATCAAGGCGATGGTACAGCCTTAATCTTTCAGAATGATCCGAGCGTCTTCACGTTCTCGATGCACTGCGAAGTTAACTTTCCAGGCACCAAGCAGACCAGTGATTTGGATGTGCCTTTGCCTGTCGGGATGGAAGACGATGCCTATCTGCAAACTTTAGCTGCCTATTTACCCGATTTACTGAGTGAAGTTCATCCAGATTTAGTCCTCTATGATGCGGGTGTTGATCCGCATTTGGGCGATCGCTTAGGCAAACTGGCGCTCACCGATACAGGCTTATTTCGGCGAGAAATGCAAGTCTTGAGTACCTGTGTGGCGGCAGGTTATCCAGTGGCTTGCGTCATTGGAGGTGGCTATGCTGATGATCTCGACGCTTTAGTGTATCGGCACTCATTGCTGCATCGTGCCGCGAGTGATGTGTATCGGCAATACCGACTATGA